The following coding sequences lie in one Arthrobacter sp. PGP41 genomic window:
- a CDS encoding 3-oxoacyl-ACP reductase: MTDKYAQLVNQGLGRNVARKLGLPQPAVLRRYEPGQPLISGPILVQGSTDGADALSAELLSWDLDVRRHAVPREKLGAIILVLDEVAHPDDLEKPILPAAASLRDLAPGGRVVTVSRPASEAGSPAVAAARQGVDGFLRSLAKELRAGATGNGIILRDGVQATSPSALAALQFFLSGRSAFVDGQFVTVSSTSGKLAGDPEKPLAGKVAVVTGAARGIGAAIARTLHRDGATLVLVDVPAAGDQLAAVANEVRGTALQLDISRENAGQRIVEHAAQRHGRLDIMVHNAGITRDKLLANMDQPRWHSVISINIASQLRINEALFSSGHFRESPRIVSVASTSGIAGNRGQTNYAASKAGVMGMVRATAPHLAALGGSINAVAPGFIETEMTARIPFALREIGRRLNSLQQGGLPSDVAEAVSFLASDAAAGINGEVLRVCGQNMVGA, encoded by the coding sequence GTGACCGACAAATACGCACAACTGGTAAACCAGGGCCTGGGCAGGAATGTGGCCAGGAAGCTGGGCCTGCCCCAGCCCGCTGTCCTTCGCCGTTACGAGCCCGGGCAGCCCTTGATCAGCGGCCCCATCCTGGTCCAGGGAAGCACGGACGGTGCAGATGCCCTCTCCGCGGAACTGCTTTCCTGGGACCTTGATGTCAGGCGGCACGCCGTACCGCGCGAAAAACTGGGTGCCATCATCCTGGTGTTGGATGAAGTGGCACACCCCGACGACCTCGAAAAGCCGATTCTCCCGGCAGCGGCTTCGCTGCGGGACCTTGCCCCCGGGGGACGCGTTGTCACCGTCTCCCGGCCGGCGTCGGAGGCCGGTTCGCCTGCAGTTGCCGCTGCCAGGCAGGGGGTTGACGGGTTCCTCCGGTCGCTGGCCAAGGAACTTCGGGCCGGTGCCACGGGCAACGGCATCATCCTGCGCGACGGGGTCCAGGCAACCAGCCCCAGCGCCCTGGCAGCCCTCCAGTTCTTCCTCTCCGGACGTTCGGCATTCGTGGACGGGCAGTTCGTGACGGTGTCCAGCACGTCGGGAAAGCTCGCCGGGGACCCGGAAAAACCGCTGGCCGGCAAGGTCGCGGTGGTGACCGGAGCGGCACGCGGCATCGGGGCTGCCATCGCCCGCACCCTGCACCGCGACGGTGCAACGCTCGTCCTCGTGGATGTCCCCGCGGCCGGCGACCAGCTGGCGGCAGTTGCGAACGAGGTCAGGGGGACGGCGCTCCAGCTGGACATCAGCAGGGAGAATGCCGGACAAAGGATTGTTGAGCACGCCGCGCAGCGTCACGGACGCCTGGACATCATGGTCCACAACGCCGGCATCACCCGGGACAAACTGCTGGCCAACATGGACCAGCCCCGCTGGCACTCGGTCATCAGCATCAACATTGCCTCGCAGCTCCGGATCAACGAGGCGCTTTTCTCCTCAGGTCACTTCCGGGAATCCCCGCGCATCGTGTCGGTTGCCTCAACCAGCGGCATCGCCGGCAACCGGGGGCAAACCAACTATGCGGCATCCAAGGCCGGTGTCATGGGAATGGTCAGGGCCACCGCTCCGCACTTGGCCGCGCTCGGCGGCAGCATCAACGCTGTGGCCCCGGGGTTCATAGAAACCGAGATGACCGCCCGAATCCCGTTCGCCCTCCGCGAGATCGGCCGGCGGCTGAACTCGCTGCAGCAGGGCGGCCTGCCATCGGACGTTGCCGAAGCCGTGTCCTTCCTTGCCAGTGACGCAGCGGCCGGCATCAACGGCGAGGTGCTGCGGGTCTGCGGACAGAACATGGTGGGGGCATGA
- a CDS encoding FUSC family protein, whose product MRQSQARPDTRWAKGTLFLKHAASGLSSAFAAQRLQLAAKAAFAAGLAFAIAPHLPGAAANYPYYAPLGALVAMYHNVAGSVRQGLEALAGLAVGIGLAYVLVTVTDPSPLAVALIMGIGVLLGGLPGIGSGSDWIPTAALLVLLVGGSNPDDFSFGYLLQMGFGVAVGIGVNFLIFPPLHLNAAAASLDELRLALGRQLTDMGAALKEEWPPKHEDWSSRSDELAAAARSVRHLVKEADASRRANPRRKLHPRDVDLDYRNLRELERVTFHIQDITDVLSDVIWESKAPYSVPLQDTGPLADALSATGNLLRSFSEDDTSAQDGHFEAAREAVETCMAATAGRQAEQAMVPASESVLLSLHRILRSVRTSG is encoded by the coding sequence ATGCGCCAGTCTCAAGCACGCCCGGACACTAGGTGGGCCAAGGGGACCCTTTTCCTCAAACACGCGGCGTCCGGCCTGTCGTCGGCCTTTGCCGCGCAGCGGCTGCAACTGGCGGCCAAGGCGGCTTTTGCGGCCGGCCTGGCTTTTGCCATCGCCCCGCATCTGCCCGGAGCTGCTGCGAACTATCCCTACTACGCCCCCCTGGGTGCGCTGGTGGCGATGTACCACAATGTTGCCGGCTCAGTACGGCAGGGCCTCGAGGCCCTTGCCGGACTCGCAGTGGGCATCGGCCTGGCGTACGTGTTGGTTACCGTCACGGATCCGTCGCCGCTCGCCGTCGCGCTCATTATGGGAATCGGCGTACTGCTTGGCGGCCTGCCGGGGATCGGCTCTGGCAGTGACTGGATTCCGACGGCGGCGCTGCTGGTTCTGCTCGTGGGCGGCAGTAATCCGGACGACTTTTCGTTCGGTTACCTCCTGCAGATGGGTTTTGGAGTTGCCGTTGGGATCGGCGTCAACTTCCTGATATTTCCACCCCTGCACCTGAATGCCGCCGCGGCCAGCCTGGACGAGCTCCGCCTTGCCCTCGGCCGCCAACTCACCGACATGGGGGCGGCCCTAAAGGAAGAGTGGCCGCCCAAACACGAGGACTGGTCAAGCCGTTCAGACGAACTGGCCGCTGCGGCCCGCTCGGTCCGGCACCTGGTCAAGGAGGCTGACGCAAGCCGGCGGGCCAATCCCAGGCGGAAACTGCACCCCCGCGACGTCGATCTTGATTACCGTAACCTGCGCGAACTGGAGAGGGTGACCTTCCACATCCAGGACATCACTGATGTGCTTTCGGACGTGATTTGGGAGAGCAAGGCACCGTACAGCGTTCCCCTGCAGGACACCGGTCCGCTGGCTGATGCGTTGTCAGCAACCGGCAACCTTCTCCGCTCGTTCAGCGAGGACGACACGTCGGCCCAGGACGGGCATTTCGAAGCGGCAAGGGAGGCGGTGGAAACCTGTATGGCTGCCACCGCCGGAAGGCAGGCGGAGCAGGCAATGGTCCCCGCGTCCGAATCGGTCCTGCTGAGCCTCCACCGCATCCTGCGGTCTGTCCGGACATCCGGCTAG
- a CDS encoding MaoC/PaaZ C-terminal domain-containing protein gives MMPAQPVILGEMPSLSKLYVNAAAQAARRRLLGTHDGSVLPTESHEVRGVSVDVATLTAYQHLIGETASDVLPAGFIHALAFPLAMSVLNRDDFPLPLLGMIHLRNSVQQRSPILFSDSLDVSARVENLRGHRTGTQVDVVADVRLAGAREASWLGVSTYLAKGVFLPGIDKPSPASARAEFKAPNPTALWQLGVDTGRAYAAVSGDFNPIHLSVLSAKALGMRRSIAHGMYLAARALADVGPSRGDSFTWDVDFDSPVFLPGLVALEINTGEGGAGARTRSDFVAWNPRSGRRHFSGSVSAL, from the coding sequence ATGATGCCCGCCCAGCCGGTCATCCTGGGGGAGATGCCCTCGCTGTCCAAGCTCTACGTCAACGCCGCCGCCCAGGCCGCGCGCCGCAGGCTGCTGGGCACCCACGACGGATCCGTCCTGCCAACCGAAAGCCATGAAGTACGGGGGGTCAGCGTGGACGTTGCCACGCTGACCGCGTACCAGCACCTGATCGGTGAGACCGCCAGCGACGTGCTGCCTGCCGGGTTCATCCACGCACTCGCCTTTCCGCTGGCCATGAGCGTGCTGAACAGGGATGACTTCCCGTTGCCCCTGCTCGGCATGATCCACCTTCGCAACAGCGTGCAGCAGCGCTCCCCGATACTTTTCTCCGACAGCCTGGACGTCTCCGCGAGGGTTGAAAACCTTCGCGGGCACCGTACAGGGACGCAGGTGGACGTCGTGGCGGACGTGCGGTTGGCAGGGGCCCGTGAGGCCTCCTGGCTGGGGGTATCCACGTACCTGGCCAAGGGGGTCTTCCTCCCCGGAATCGACAAACCGTCGCCGGCCTCCGCCCGGGCGGAATTCAAGGCGCCCAACCCAACGGCACTTTGGCAGCTTGGTGTTGACACCGGCCGTGCTTATGCGGCGGTATCGGGTGACTTCAATCCCATTCACCTGAGCGTGCTTTCCGCCAAGGCTTTGGGGATGCGGCGGTCCATTGCCCACGGCATGTACCTGGCGGCCAGGGCGCTCGCCGACGTCGGCCCGTCCCGTGGTGATTCCTTCACCTGGGATGTGGATTTCGACTCCCCGGTGTTCCTTCCCGGCCTGGTTGCCTTGGAGATCAATACCGGAGAAGGTGGTGCCGGCGCGCGGACGCGCTCCGACTTCGTGGCATGGAATCCCAGGTCGGGCCGCCGCCACTTCAGCGGCTCGGTCAGCGCCCTCTAG